A window from Saccharomyces cerevisiae S288C chromosome XIII, complete sequence encodes these proteins:
- the VPS9 gene encoding guanine nucleotide exchange factor VPS9 (Guanine nucleotide exchange factor (GEF) and ubiquitin receptor; involved in vesicle-mediated vacuolar transport, including Golgi-endosome trafficking and sorting through the multivesicular body (MVB); stimulates the intrinsic guanine nucleotide exchange activity of Rab family members (Vps21p/Ypt52p/Ypt53p); partially redundant with GEF MUK1; required for localization of the CORVET complex to endosomes; similar to mammalian ras inhibitors; contains a Ub-interacting CUE domain) codes for MTDDEKREILKEFDPFSQLEQANGNPDKDVKFKKDDPNRAAAEETNRDISAQDKGDEEPFYDFQIFIKQLQTPGADPLVKYTKSFLRNFLAQRLLWTVSEEIKLISDFKTFIYDKFTLYEPFRSLDNSKMRNAKEGMEKLIMGKLYSRCFSPSLYEILQKPLDDEHMKDLTNDDTLLEKIRHYRFISPIMLDIPDTMPNARLNKFVHLASKELGKINRFKSPRDKMVCVLNASKVIFGLLKHTKLEQNGADSFIPVLIYCILKGQVRYLVSNVNYIERFRSPDFIRGEEEYYLSSLQAALNFIMNLTERSLTIEDHEDFEEAYQRNFKQLAEEKEEEEKKKQLEIPDELQPNGTLLKPLDEVTNIVISKFNELFSPIGEPTQEEALKSEQSNKEEDVSSLIKKIEENERKDTLNTLQNMFPDMDPSLIEDVCIAKKSRIGPCVDALLSLSE; via the coding sequence ATgactgatgatgaaaagagggagatattgaaagaatttgatCCTTTCAGCCAATTGGAACAGGCAAATGGCAACCCAGATAAAGATGTGAAGTTTAAAAAGGATGATCCTAATAGGGCAGCGGCAGAAGAAACTAATAGGGACATATCCGCGCAGGACAAAGGAGATGAGGAGCCATTTTATgactttcaaatattcattAAGCAGCTTCAGACTCCTGGTGCAGATCCTCTGGTTAAATATACGAAATCATTCTTACGTAACTTCTTGGCGCAAAGACTTCTATGGACGGTCAGCGAAGAAATAAAACTCATCAGTGACTTTAAGACCTTCATTTACGATAAATTCACTCTTTACGAGCCTTTCCGAAGTCTTGACAATTCCAAGATGAGAAATGCCAAGGAAGGTATGGAAAAGTTAATAATGGGGAAACTATATTCTCGCTGTTTTTCACCAAGTCTTTATGAAATTCTGCAGAAACCATTAGACGATGAGCATATGAAAGATTTAACCAACGATGACACATTACTAGAAAAGATTAGGCATTATAGATTCATAAGCCCCATTATGTTAGATATTCCTGATACTATGCCGAATGCCAGGCTGAATAAGTTTGTCCATTTGGCCAGTAAAGAGTTGGGCAAAATAAATAGGTTTAAGTCACCAAGGGACAAGATGGTTTGCGTTTTGAATGCAAGCAAGGTTATATTTGGTTTACTAAAACATACCAAGTTGGAACAAAATGGCGCTGACAGCTTTATACCTGTGCTAATATACTGTATTTTGAAAGGACAAGTACGATATCTAGTTTCGAATGTGAACTACATCGAAAGATTCAGATCACCAGACTTCATTCGGGGCGAAGAGGAATATTACTTGAGCAGTCTTCAGGCTGCTCTTAACTTCATTATGAACTTGACTGAACGTTCTTTAACTATCGAAGATCAcgaagattttgaagaggcataccaaagaaattttaaacAACTagcagaagaaaaagaggaagaagagaagaaaaaacaactAGAGATTCCGGATGAGTTACAGCCAAACGGCACTTTACTGAAACCCTTAGACGAAGTTACCAATATTGTAATTTCTAAATTCAATGAACTGTTTTCTCCAATTGGAGAGCCCACACAAGAAGAGGCATTGAAATCTGAACAGAgcaataaagaagaagacgtTTCTTCGTTaattaagaaaattgaagagaaCGAACGAAAGGACACGTTGAACACATTACAGAATATGTTTCCAGATATGGACCCAAGCCTGATAGAGGATGTTTGTATTGCTAAAAAATCGCGTATTGGGCCCTGTGTTGATGCTCTACTTTCTCTGTCAGAATAA
- the GIM5 gene encoding Gim5p (Subunit of the heterohexameric cochaperone prefoldin complex; prefoldin binds specifically to cytosolic chaperonin and transfers target proteins to it; prefoldin complex also localizes to chromatin of actively transcribed genes in the nucleus and facilitates transcriptional elongation), with the protein MSSQKIDLTKLNPEQLNAVKQQFDQELQHFTQSLQALTMAKGKFTECIDDIKTVSQAGNEGQKLLVPASASLYIPGKIVDNKKFMVDIGTGYYVEKSAEAAIAFYQKKVDKLNKESVQIQDIIKEKTQYSLSIEAQIRQAAIRQHEAMSKQQQQQQKKESSTA; encoded by the exons ATGTCCTCTCAAAAAA TCGATTTAACTAAACTAAATCCCGAGCAGCTGAATGCTGTAAAACAGCAATTCGACCAAGAATTGCAGCATTTCACACAGTCCTTGCAAGCATTAACCATGGCTAAGGGCAAGTTCACAGAATGTATTGATGATATTAAAACAGTCTCCCAAGCAGGAAATGAAGGGCAAAAACTACTGGTTCCAGCATCTGCATCATTATACATCCCAGGTAAGATTGTAGACAATAAGAAATTCATGGTCGACATTGGTACAGGATATTACGTTGAAAAGAGCGCTGAAGCAGCAATCGCAttttaccaaaagaaaGTAGACAAGCTTAACAAAGAATCTGTACAGATCCAAGATATTATTAAGGAAAAGACCCAGTATTCCTTGTCCATCGAGGCCCAAATAAGACAAGCCGCTATTAGACAGCATGAAGCGATGAGtaaacaacaacagcagcaacaaaaaaaggagtCGTCTACAGCCTAG
- the UTP14 gene encoding Utp14p (Subunit of U3-containing Small Subunit (SSU) processome complex; involved in production of 18S rRNA and assembly of small ribosomal subunit; activates the RNA helicase Ecm16p to dislodge the U3 snoRNA and along with Bud23p recruits the helicase to the assembling preribosome dislodging U3 snRNA), producing the protein MAKKKSKSRSKSSRRVLDALQLAEREINGEFDNSSDNDKRHDARRNGTVVNLLKRSKGDTNSDEDDIDSESFEDEELNSDEALGSDDDYDILNSKFSQTIRDKKENANYQEEEDEGGYTSIDEEDLMPLSQVWDMDEKTAQSNGNDDEDASPQLKLQDTDISSESSSSEESESESEDDEEEEDPFDEISEDEEDIELNTITSKLIDETKSKAPKRLDTYGSGEANEYVLPSANAASGASGKLSLTDMMNVIDDRQVIENANLLKGKSSTYEVPLPQRIQQRHDRKAAYEISRQEVSKWNDIVQQNRRADHLIFPLNKPTEHNHASAFTRTQDVPQTELQEKVDQVLQESNLANPEKDSKFEELSTAKMTPEEMRKRTTEMRLMRELMFREERKARRLKKIKSKTYRKIKKKELMKNRELAAVSSDEDNEDHDIARAKERMTLKHKTNSKWAKDMIKHGMTNDAETREEMEEMLRQGERLKAKMLDRNSDDEEDGRVQTLSDVENEEKENIDSEALKSKLGKTGVMNMAFMKNGEAREREANKETLRQLRAVENGDDIKLFESDEEETNGENIQINKGRRIYTPGSLESNKDMNELNDHTRKENKVDESRSLENRLRAKNSGQSKNARTNAEGAIIVEEESDGEPLQDGQNNQQDEEAKDVNPWLANESDEEHTVKKQSSKVNVIDKDSSKNVKAMNKMEKAELKQKKKKKGKSNDDEDLLLTADDSTRLKIVDPYGGSDDEQGDNVFMFKQQDVIAEAFAGDDVVAEFQEEKKRVIDDEDDKEVDTTLPGWGEWAGAGSKPKNKKRKFIKKVKGVVNKDKRRDKNLQNVIINEKVNKKNLKYQSSAVPFPFENREQYERSLRMPIGQEWTSRASHQELIKPRIMTKPGQVIDPLKAPFK; encoded by the coding sequence ATggcaaaaaagaaatctaaGAGCAGATCCAAGAGTTCTAGAAGAGTTTTGGATGCTTTGCAACTTGCTGAGAGAGAAATTAATGGTGAATTCGATAACTCCAGCGACAATGACAAAAGACATGATGCTCGTCGTAATGGTACAGTTGTCAACTTGTTAAAAAGGTCAAAAGGTGACACTAACagtgatgaagatgatatCGATTCTGAGTCgtttgaagatgaggaGTTGAACTCTGATGAAGCGTTGGGCTCTGATGATGACTATGACATTTTGAATTCCAAATTCTCACAAACTATTCGTGACAAGAAGGAGAATGCAAACtaccaagaagaagaggatgaagGTGGGTATACTTccattgatgaagaagatttgaTGCCACTGTCTCAAGTGTGGGACATGGATGAGAAAACCGCACAGAGTAACGGcaatgatgacgaagacGCTTCTCCACAATTAAAATTGCAAGATACAGATATAAGTTCCGAATCAAGCAGTTCCGAAGAAAGCGAATCGGAAtctgaagatgatgaagaggaagaggatCCCTTCGACGAAATatctgaagatgaagaagacatCGAATTGAATACAATTACCTCAAAACTGATTGATGAAACCAAAAGTAAAGCTCCAAAGAGACTAGATACGTATGGCTCAGGTGAGGCCAATGAGTATGTTTTGCCCTCTGCAAATGCAGCTAGTGGAGCTTCTGGGAAATTGAGTTTGACGGATATGATGAACGTTATTGATGACAGGCAAGTTATTGAAAACGCTAACTTGCTTAAGGGTAAGTCGTCGACGTATGAAGTTCCGCTACCACAACGTATCCAACAAAGACACGATCGTAAGGCAGCATACGAGATCTCTAGGCAAGAAGTGAGTAAGTGGAATGATATCGTCCAACAGAACAGAAGGGCTGATCATTTAATCTTCCCGCTGAACAAACCCACCGAACATAACCACGCCTCGGCTTTCACTAGAACTCAAGATGTTCCTCAAACAGAATTACAGGAGAAGGTAGATCAAGTTCTTCAAGAGAGTAATTTAGCGAACCCAGAAAAAGACTCAAAGTTTGAAGAGTTGAGCACTGCTAAAATGACACCCGAGGAGATGAGAAAGAGGACTACCGAAATGAGATTGATGAGAGAATTGATGTttagagaagaaagaaaagctaggaggttgaagaaaataaaatctaAGACATATCGtaagatcaagaaaaaggaattgatgaaaaatagAGAGCTAGCTGCTGTTTCCAGCGACGAAGACAACGAAGATCATGATATCGCTAGGGCTAAAGAAAGAATGACTCTAAAACACAAGACAAATTCCAAGTGGGCTAAAGATATGATCAAACATGGTATGACAAATGACGCTGAAACCAGAGAAGAAATGGAAGAGATGCTAAGACAAGGTGAACGTTTAAAGGCAAAAATGTTGGATAGAaattctgatgatgaagaggatggTCGTGTGCAAACATTAAGTGATGTTGAAAATGAGGAGAAAGAGAATATAGACTCAGAAGCATTGAAGAGTAAATTGGGTAAAACTGGCGTAATGAATATGGCCTTTATGAAGAATGGTGAAGCTAGAGAAAGAGAGGCGAACAAAGAAACCTTACGTCAATTAAGGGCCGTTGAAAATGGTGATGATATTAAGCTCTTCGAAAGTGACGAGGAAGAGACGAATGGAGAgaatattcaaataaataaggGCAGAAGAATATATACCCCAGGTTCCTTGGAATCCAACAAAGACATGAATGAACTAAATGACCACACTagaaaagagaataaaGTTGACGAATCAAGAAGTTTGGAAAACCGACTAAGGGCCAAGAATAGTGGGCAATCGAAAAATGCAAGAACTAACGCAGAAGGCGCAATAATTGTGGAGGAGGAAAGTGATGGTGAACCTCTTCAAGACGGTCAGAATAATCAACAGGATGAAGAAGCAAAAGATGTTAATCCTTGGTTAGCTAATGAAAGTGATGAAGAACACACTGTCAAGAAACAATCTTCCAAAGTTAACGTTATTGACAAAGACAGTTCTAAAAATGTTAAGGCCATGAACAAAATGGAGAAAGCTGAGCtaaagcaaaagaaaaagaagaaaggtAAGTCAaacgatgatgaagatcTCTTGTTGACGGCGGATGATTCTACACGGCTAAAGATAGTCGATCCATATGGTGGTTCTGATGACGAACAAGGGGATAATGTATTCATGTTCAAGCAGCAAGACGTCATTGCGGAAGCCTTTGCTGGCGACGACGTGGTAGCAGAATTTCAGgaggaaaagaaacgtgtcattgatgatgaagatgataaagaagTTGATACCACTTTACCTGGTTGGGGTGAATGGGCCGGTGCAGGTTCTAAAccaaaaaataagaagcgtaaattcatcaaaaagGTTAAGGGTGTTGTTAATAAagacaaaagaagagataaGAATCTACAAAATGTGAtcataaatgaaaaagttaataagaaaaacttgaaataCCAATCTTCAGCGGTACCATTCCCATTCGAAAATAGAGAACAATATGAAAGATCTTTACGTATGCCGATAGGTCAAGAATGGACATCCAGAGCATCTCATCAAGAGCTTATCAAACCGAGAATCATGACTAAGCCAGGCCAAGTTATTGATCCTTTGAAGGCACCATTTAAGTAA
- a CDS encoding putative asparagine synthase (Putative protein with similarity to asparagine synthetases; green fluorescent protein (GFP)-fusion protein localizes to the cytoplasm; YML096W is not an essential gene and partially overlaps the verified gene RAD10): protein MCGILLHYCPNNNYLNDELIEFPEGTEFGDTTCTNESSIFNKIIPYIAARGPNYSSLRAVKAYRISWFSSVLSLRQPFTKQSINVDDRYFLQFNGELYNKEISQGDNDSLYIASMLQNLKEGMGVIDVIKSLEGEYAYTIYDVNSSKLYFGRDPIGRRSLSYSVTPDNELYVASVTGSAGSFQDCIGGVIYEYDTRTKLLNSNQRSHLPYEVTSEIDLNFTSLSEVSKNLYAVLRDSVKKRVESIHPRHIENSPIAVLFSGGIDCSVIVALICEVLQENDYKCGKPVIELLNVSFENPRTGLFPSDTPDRKLSINSAKTLQNLYPNVDIKLVEVDVPYDEYLKWKPFVINLMYPKQTEMDLSIAIAFFFASRGRGFLTSLNGERTPYQRHGIVLFSGLGADELYGGYHKFANKPPHELVEELTRQINNIYDRNLNRDDKVIAHNGVEVRYPFLDEYVIKLSTAEIPINFKVNKLILRKVASQYLKLDGISSEPKRAIQFGAKSAKMTKDGNKHGTDLLKENRNCS, encoded by the coding sequence ATGTGCGGGATTCTATTGCATTATTGTCCAAACAATAACTACCTGAATGATGAGTTAATCGAATTTCCAGAAGGAACTGAATTTGGAGATACAACATGTACCAATGAATCGTCgattttcaacaaaatcatTCCGTACATAGCCGCAAGAGGTCCAAACTACTCCTCTCTTCGAGCTGTCAAAGCTTATCGAATAAGTTggttttcttctgttttaTCTTTGAGGCAGCCTTTCACGAAACAGAGTATTAACGTGGATGACAGATATTTCCTACAATTCAATGGTGAGTTATACAATAAAGAGATATCGCAGGGTGATAATGATAGTCTTTATATTGCTTCTATGTTGCAGAATTTGAAAGAGGGTATGGGCGTTATTGATGTTATAAAATCACTGGAAGGCGAGTATGCTTATACTATATATGACGTGAACTCATCCAAACTCTATTTCGGCAGAGATCCAATTGGCAGGCGAAGTTTGTCTTATTCGGTCACTCCAGACAACGAATTGTACGTCGCTAGTGTAACGGGGTCTGCTGGGTCCTTTCAAGATTGTATAGGTGGAGTTATTTATGAATATGATACACGAACTAAGTTGTTAAATTCCAATCAGAGGTCACATCTTCCATACGAAGTGACATCAGAGATAGATCTGAATTTCACATCATTGTCAGAGGTGtctaaaaatttatatgCTGTGCTACGTGATtctgtaaaaaaaagggtaGAGTCCATACATCCCAGGCATATTGAAAACTCTCCTATTGCGGTACTATTCTCAGGAGGAATTGATTGTTCAGTAATAGTAGCGTTGATCTGCGAGGTGTTGCAAGAAAATGATTATAAATGTGGAAAACCAGTTATAGAGCTTCTAAATGTATCCTTCGAAAACCCCAGGACTGGTCTTTTTCCCAGTGATACACCTGATAGAAAACTGTCCATTAACAGTGCAAAGACTTTACAAAACTTATATCCTAATGTTGATATCAAACTGGTTGAAGTTGACGTTCCTTATGATGAGTATTTAAAATGGAAGCCATTTGTTATCAATTTAATGTATCCTAAACAGACTGAAATGGACTTGTCTATAGccattgcttttttttttgcgtCGAGAGGTAGAGGTTTCTTAACTTCTCTGAATGGGGAAAGAACGCCATATCAGCGCCATGGGATAGTGTTATTCAGCGGACTGGGAGCAGACGAACTCTACGGTGGATATCACAAGTTTGCCAACAAACCACCCCATGAACTTGTGGAGGAACTTACAAGGCAAATAAACAACATTTATGATCGCAACCTGAATCGTGATGATAAAGTGATAGCTCATAATGGCGTGGAGGTGAGATACCCATTTTTAGATGAATATGTTATAAAGTTATCTACAGCAGAAATTCCCATTAATTTCAAGGTTAACAAATTAATCCTTCGAAAAGTTGCCTCGCAGTATTTGAAGTTGGATGGAATATCATCAGAACCAAAAAGGGCCATTCAATTCGGTGCTAAAAGCGCTAAAATGACAAAGGATGGTAATAAGCATGGAACAGAtttattaaaagaaaataggAATTGTTcataa
- the PRE8 gene encoding proteasome core particle subunit alpha 2 (Alpha 2 subunit of the 20S proteasome) — translation MTDRYSFSLTTFSPSGKLGQIDYALTAVKQGVTSLGIKATNGVVIATEKKSSSPLAMSETLSKVSLLTPDIGAVYSGMGPDYRVLVDKSRKVAHTSYKRIYGEYPPTKLLVSEVAKIMQEATQSGGVRPFGVSLLIAGHDEFNGFSLYQVDPSGSYFPWKATAIGKGSVAAKTFLEKRWNDELELEDAIHIALLTLKESVEGEFNGDTIELAIIGDENPDLLGYTGIPTDKGPRFRKLTSQEINDRLEAL, via the coding sequence ATGACCGAcagatattctttttcgttGACCACTTTTTCTCCCAGCGGTAAATTGGGTCAAATTGATTACGCCTTGACGGCAGTAAAACAAGGTGTCACCTCATTGGGTATAAAAGCTACGAATGGTGTAGTAATTGCCACAGAAAAGAAGTCGTCCTCGCCACTGGCCATGTCAGAAACACTTTCGAAGGTATCCTTACTAACACCGGACATTGGTGCAGTATATTCCGGTATGGGGCCTGATTATAGAGTTTTAGTGGATAAATCAAGAAAGGTAGCACATACTAGTTATAAACGAATTTATGGTGAATACCCTCCCACCAAATTACTGGTTTCTGAAGTAGCCAAAATAATGCAAGAGGCTACACAGTCCGGTGGTGTCAGACCCTTTGGTGTTTCACTGTTGATTGCTGGCCACGACGAATTTAATGGGTTTAGTTTATATCAAGTGGATCCTTCCGGTTCCTACTTCCCTTGGAAAGCCACCGCTATAGGAAAAGGTTCTGTGGCGGCAAAAACGTTTTTAGAGAAAAGATGGAATGATGAACTGGAACTAGAAGACGCCATTCATATTGCCTTACTAACGCTGAAGGAGTCGGTAGAGGGCGAATTCAATGGTGACACCATTGAACTGGCTATTATTGGCGATGAGAACCCTGACTTGCTAGGCTACACTGGTATTCCAACCGATAAAGGCCCTAGATTTAGAAAATTAACTTCTCAAGAAATAAATGATAGATTAGAAGCATTATGA
- the RAD10 gene encoding DNA repair protein RAD10 (Single-stranded DNA endonuclease (with Rad1p); cleaves single-stranded DNA during nucleotide excision repair and double-strand break repair; subunit of Nucleotide Excision Repair Factor 1 (NEF1); homolog of human ERCC1 protein) — MNNTDPTSFESILAGVAKLRKEKSGADTTGSQSLEIDASKLQQQEPQTSRRINSNQVINAFNQQKPEEWTDSKATDDYNRKRPFRSTRPGKTVLVNTTQKENPLLNHLKSTNWRYVSSTGINMIYYDYLVRGRSVLFLTLTYHKLYVDYISRRMQPLSRNENNILIFIVDDNNSEDTLNDITKLCMFNGFTLLLAFNFEQAAKYIEYLNL; from the coding sequence ATGAACAATACTGATCCTACTTCATTTGAAAGTATATTGGCTGGTGTGGCCAAATtgagaaaggaaaagagtGGTGCAGATACTACTGGATCTCAATCGTTAGAAATAGATGCATCAAAACTCCAGCAGCAGGAACCGCAAACATCAAGACGCATAAATTCAAACCAGGTCATAAACGCCTTCAATCAGCAAAAACCGGAAGAATGGACCGACTCAAAGGCTACAGATGACTATAATCGAAAGAGACCCTTCAGGAGTACTCGACCGGGAAAAACTGTACTAGTGAACACTacccaaaaagaaaatccaCTCCTGAACCACTTAAAGAGCACCAATTGGAGATATGTATCTTCAACAGGAATTAATATGATATACTACGACTATCTAGTTCGTGGAAGAAGTGTACTGTTCTTAACTTTGACTTATCACAAATTATATGTCGATTATATCTCTAGGAGAATGCAGCCCTTATCTAGAAACGAAAATAATATACTGATATTCATAGTAGACGATAACAACTCTGAAGATACCCTTAATGACATTACAAAACTATGTATGTTCAACGGATTTACTCTACTTTTAgcatttaattttgaacAAGCTGCAAAATAtattgaatatttgaatttatgA